ACGTGGGACAGCACCAGATGTGGGGAGCGCAGTTCCTGCGGTTCAATCGGCCGCGGCTGTGGCTCAGTTCCGGGGGCCTGGGCTCGATGGGGTTCGGGCTGCCTTCCGCCATCGGCGCCCAGATCGCCAACCCGGGCAGTCTCGTCTTCGCCCTGGTGGGTGACGGCGGCTTCCAGATGTCGATCCCTGAACTGGCCACGGTGGCCAACCACCGCCTGCCGATCAAGATCGTCGTGATGAACAACGGTCACCTCGGGATGGTGCGGCAATGGCAGGAGCTGTTCTACAACAACCGGCTCTCCGCCGTGGCGCTCGAGGGATTCCCCGACGCATCGATGCTGGCGGGCGCGTACGGGTTCCCCGGACGGACGGTGGAGGATCCGGGGGTACTCGGGCAGGCGCTGGACGCCGCGGTCCGGCACCCGGGGCCGTATCTGTTGAACGTCAAGGTGTCATCGTTCGAGTGCGTCTACCCGATGGTACCGGCCGGAGCGGCGATCGACGAGATGGTGCTGGGACCGCCGAAAGCGGCGGCGGTCTAGCCGGGCGGATCATCTGGAAATCCCGGGGAGGGGCGACGAGCGATGCTTCAGACGATATCTTTGCTGGTGGAGAACAAGCCGGGGGCGCTGATGCGAGTCACCGGTGTGTTGAGCGCCCGGGGATGGAACATCGACAGCCTGACGGTTGCGCGCACCCTCGACGCGGCGCAGTCCCGCATGACGATCGTGGTGGACATCGAACCGGTTCTGCGCAGGCAGGTCATCAAGCAGATGAACAAGCTGATCAACGTGCTCCAGGCATCGGACCTGACCGAGTCCCTCGCCGTCCGCCGCGAGATGGCGCTGGTGCGCGTACGGACCACCGCGGAGAACCGCGCGGGGATCCTGAGGGACGCGGAGATCTACGGGGCCCGGGTGGTCGACGCCACCGCGGACGGCTTCGGACTGGAGTGCACCGGCCCGGTCGAGAAGGTCGAGGAGTTCATCGACGCGATGCGGAGCTTCGGAGATATCGACGTCACCCGATCCGGCATCGTAGCCGTGTCGATGGAGAGCCGAAAGCTCCGGCTGGCCCCTCCGGTACAGGCCGGGGCCAGCGGCGCAGAGGAACGTCCGAGCTGCTGAAACCGCTCCCGGTCGTGCTTTGCTGCGCCGCCTCGGAGGGCGGGGCTTCGTTCGTGACTCTCGCCGTGCTCCGCCGGACCCTCCCGCGTTACACCGCGGCCCACTCTTCCTGCAGCACCTCGCCCTGCAGGCTCACGACCACGGACTTGACCGGGACCTTTCGCGAACTCGCCTTCATTGCCTGCATCGCCAGCCCGAGCAACCCGCGGCAGCAGGGGACCTGCATGATCGTCACCGTCAGGGAGTTGATCTTCGCGTCCTCGATCAGCCCTCGGATCTTCTCGAGGTAGATCTCCTGGTCCCCGTCGAGTTTCGGGCAGGCGATCGCAAGGGCCTTCCCCTTCAGGTACGCGTTGTGGAAATCCCCCATGGCGAAGGGGACGCAATCCGCCGCCAGCACTACGTCCGCGCCCTGGAAATAGGGCGCCTCCGGGGAGACCAGGTGCAGCTGGATCGGCCACTGGCGAAGCTGCGAGGGGACCTTTCCCCCCGGAACCTCCGCCCCATCGTCTTTCGGAAACATCATCATCCTCGAACCCGGGCAACCACTCATCATCTCACCTCCGAAATGGTCTCTGAATACGCATCCTCGAGCCGCCCGACGAACGACTCGTACTTCTTCCGGTTCTCCGCGAACCTCTCGTCCACCGCGCGGAACCGCGCGAACAGCTCGCCCACCTGGCGCATCGAGAGGTTCCGGTCCATCCACGGGTAGAGAATCTCGTCCTCCTTCTTGATGTGCTCTCTGAGAACCTCCGCGTACCCATGGAGATTCCAGGCGATCCCCTCCCCGTCGCACCGCGCAAGCGCCTCGCCGGCGGCCCGTACGTGCGCACGGCCCCGCTCGTGGTCTTCGCGCATCGCCTTGAGGATGTCGAGACCGGGATCGAAGCAGGCAAAGAGGATGTCCTCTTCCTTGGCATGGTGGAAACGGTCTGCATACGACCGTATGAAGTCGAGGCTGTCGCGGACAAGATCACGGTCCGCCTCCGACCGCGCGTCCACGCGGTTGATGACGGCGGGGAGAACGTCGAGGAACCGCTTGATCTGCCGGTGTTCTTCCACCAGCGCCTTCATCGGCGGCGAGTACGAGAATTTCCGGGTCGCCTCCGGCCTGCGATTCCGCGGTTCCGGAAGTGCGACGACCTGGCCGGGGGACACGATGCCGGCAATCCTCGTCATCAGCGCCCCCTCGTCTTCCGGGGAGAGGTTATGGATCTCCACGATGTCCGCAAGCAGGCACGTGCCCACGCTGCACGGGACGCACCCGATGCGGTATTCCTCGAGAAGGGCCCCGACCTGCGGATGCTTCCCGATGATCTCCTTGATTGGCGTGCGAAGGTATTTCTCCATGTGAGCTCCTCCCATGGGGCCCATTCTCCTCCATGGTCGGCATGCCGTCCTTGACGCAGATCAACATGGGATTCGTCAATCGTCGGAAGGCGAAACGGGTTTTCGCACCCGCTTCGTTTCGCTCCGCAGCTGCTTCCCCTCCAGCCGGCGTTCCCGCGATCCCGCCGTCGGACGGGTCTT
The sequence above is a segment of the Candidatus Deferrimicrobium sp. genome. Coding sequences within it:
- a CDS encoding thiamine pyrophosphate-dependent enzyme; the protein is VGQHQMWGAQFLRFNRPRLWLSSGGLGSMGFGLPSAIGAQIANPGSLVFALVGDGGFQMSIPELATVANHRLPIKIVVMNNGHLGMVRQWQELFYNNRLSAVALEGFPDASMLAGAYGFPGRTVEDPGVLGQALDAAVRHPGPYLLNVKVSSFECVYPMVPAGAAIDEMVLGPPKAAAV
- the ilvN gene encoding acetolactate synthase small subunit; this translates as MLQTISLLVENKPGALMRVTGVLSARGWNIDSLTVARTLDAAQSRMTIVVDIEPVLRRQVIKQMNKLINVLQASDLTESLAVRREMALVRVRTTAENRAGILRDAEIYGARVVDATADGFGLECTGPVEKVEEFIDAMRSFGDIDVTRSGIVAVSMESRKLRLAPPVQAGASGAEERPSC
- a CDS encoding hemerythrin domain-containing protein, with the protein product MEKYLRTPIKEIIGKHPQVGALLEEYRIGCVPCSVGTCLLADIVEIHNLSPEDEGALMTRIAGIVSPGQVVALPEPRNRRPEATRKFSYSPPMKALVEEHRQIKRFLDVLPAVINRVDARSEADRDLVRDSLDFIRSYADRFHHAKEEDILFACFDPGLDILKAMREDHERGRAHVRAAGEALARCDGEGIAWNLHGYAEVLREHIKKEDEILYPWMDRNLSMRQVGELFARFRAVDERFAENRKKYESFVGRLEDAYSETISEVR